The Klebsiella africana sequence AGGCGCCCCCGCAGCAGCAGATCATCCAGCCGCTGGCCCAGACCATTACCCGGCGCAACGACCTGCTGTATGCGATCGTCACCGATATGCAAGGCATTCGCTATTCGCATCCGGATAGCTCGATCATCGGGAAGCCGTTCATCGGCCAGGATATTCTGCCGACGCTGCAGGGCAAAGAGAACGTTGCTATTAACCACGGCGTGCTGGCCCCGGCGCTGCGGGTATTTACCCCGGTATTCAATGACCAGCATCAGCAAATCGGCGTGGTGGTGGTCGGCATTTCGCTGAGTAAAGTGGACGAACAGATCGCCAACAGCCGCTGGGACGTGCTGCTGACCATCCTGTTCAGCGCGCTGGTGTGCGCGCTGGGCACCTGGAGCCTGGTGCGCGGCCTCAAGCGCGTGCTGCTGGGGCTGGAGCCGCAGGAGATTTCCACCCAGTTTCAACAGCGTCAGGCCATGCTTCACGCTCTCAAGGAGGGGGTGGTGGCCGTCGATGCCCATGGCCAGGTAAATCTCATCAACCCCGCGGCGCAGGAGATCCTTTTTTCCGGCCCGGACAAGACCCTCGCCTCAAGCCCACTGCTCGCCGACCTGCTGACCGTTTTGCAAAGTGGCGAGCCGATGTATGACCGCGAACTGGGGTGCAATGGCCTGCTGCTGATTAGCAATACGGTGCCCATCCGCAGCCAGGAGGCGGTGGTCGGCGCGATCTGTACCTTCCGCGATAAGACCGAGGTTAGCCAGCTGCTGCAACGGCTGGACGGCATGATGAGCTATGTGGATGCCCTGCGCACCACCTCCCATGAATTTATGAATAAACTGCACGTGATCCTCGGCCTGCTGAATATGAAAAGCTATGGCAAACTTGAGGAATACGTGCTGCAAACCGCCCACCGCTACCAGGCGGATATCGGTGATATTCAGCACCGCATTAAATCCCCGGTGGTGGCCGGCTTTCTGATAAGTAAAATTCAGCGCGCCACCGAGTGCGGCTTTACCCTGACGCTGGCGGAAGAGAGCCTGGTACCGGATTGTCCGAATGAGAAGCAGGTCACCGTGCTGGTAACGGTGCTGGGCAATCTTATCGAGAATGCGCTGGACGCCATGGCCGGCCAGGCGGAGGGAGAGATCGGCCTGCTGCTGC is a genomic window containing:
- a CDS encoding sensor histidine kinase, giving the protein MKASEHPPRVRQRTLPLKLSTAVSLMIGSVIGAVLLLVYALWYMQISNATRDGLKETALAVARTMADMPQVKRGLEAPPQQQIIQPLAQTITRRNDLLYAIVTDMQGIRYSHPDSSIIGKPFIGQDILPTLQGKENVAINHGVLAPALRVFTPVFNDQHQQIGVVVVGISLSKVDEQIANSRWDVLLTILFSALVCALGTWSLVRGLKRVLLGLEPQEISTQFQQRQAMLHALKEGVVAVDAHGQVNLINPAAQEILFSGPDKTLASSPLLADLLTVLQSGEPMYDRELGCNGLLLISNTVPIRSQEAVVGAICTFRDKTEVSQLLQRLDGMMSYVDALRTTSHEFMNKLHVILGLLNMKSYGKLEEYVLQTAHRYQADIGDIQHRIKSPVVAGFLISKIQRATECGFTLTLAEESLVPDCPNEKQVTVLVTVLGNLIENALDAMAGQAEGEIGLLLHYQDGWLSGEVSDDGPGIPENNIDAIFNKGFSTKGENRGVGLFLANQQLRELGGTLAVESEPGVFTQFFVHLPWDSKRKRA